A window of Flavobacterium flavigenum contains these coding sequences:
- a CDS encoding DUF2809 domain-containing protein: MKNPRIHYISSFIIVVFLGIISRKINFIPLCFGDFLYAVMIYILTRIFLFKHKPVQIAIISLLICYSIECFQLYQAGWIAAIRKTIFGKYILGQGFLWTDLIAYTCGITITFIIEKIILKKTSYETRLRIKQQK; this comes from the coding sequence TTGAAAAATCCCCGAATCCATTATATCTCATCATTTATTATTGTTGTTTTTCTTGGAATTATTTCACGAAAAATTAATTTTATCCCTCTATGTTTCGGAGATTTTCTTTACGCAGTTATGATTTATATTTTGACAAGAATCTTTCTTTTTAAACATAAACCGGTTCAAATCGCAATTATTTCTTTACTTATCTGTTACAGCATTGAATGCTTTCAGCTTTATCAGGCTGGCTGGATTGCCGCAATTAGAAAAACTATTTTTGGAAAATACATACTGGGACAAGGTTTTCTATGGACGGATCTTATAGCTTATACCTGCGGAATTACAATTACATTTATTATTGAGAAAATTATTTTAAAAAAAACATCATATGAAACTCGTCTTCGCATCAAACAACAAAAATAA
- a CDS encoding DEAD/DEAH box helicase: MNKFEQLGLNESLLKAILDLGFENPSEVQEKAIPLLLEKDTDMVALAQTGTGKTAAFGFPLIQKIDADNRNTQALVLSPTRELCLQITNELKNYSKYEKGINVVAVYGGASITEQARDIKRGAQIIVATPGRMQDMINRGLVNIKNIDYCILDEADEMLNMGFYEDIVSILSDTPDEKNTWLFSATMPQEVARIAKQFMSDPLEITVGTKNSGSATVSHEFYLVNARDRYEALKRLADANPDIFSVVFCRTKRDTQAIAEKLIEDGYSAAALHGDLSQAQRDGVMKSFRGRQIQMLVATDVAARGIDVDNVTHVVNYQLPDEIETYNHRSGRTGRAGKLGTSIVIVTKSELRKISSIERIIKQKFEEKQIPSGIEICEIQLLHLATKIKDTEVDHEIDNYLPAINTVLEGLSKEELIKKMVSVEFNRFINYYKKNRDLSSQSGERRERNDSELREFNNNGAVRYFVNIGSRDNFDWMTLKDYLKETLDLGRDDVFKVDVKEGFSFFNTDPEHTDKVMEVLNNVQLEGRRINVEISKNDGGGRRDHNNRGGGRSSGPRREGNFAPRREGSGGGFRSDRNSAPRREGSGGGFRSERNSAPREGGFRRNEGGSDRAPRRSESFGDSPKPRRPRRD, translated from the coding sequence ATGAATAAATTTGAACAATTAGGATTGAATGAATCGTTACTGAAGGCGATTTTAGATCTAGGATTTGAGAATCCGTCAGAAGTACAGGAGAAAGCGATTCCCCTATTATTGGAAAAAGATACAGATATGGTTGCGTTGGCTCAGACAGGGACAGGGAAAACGGCAGCTTTCGGTTTTCCGCTAATCCAAAAAATTGATGCTGACAACAGAAATACACAGGCATTAGTTTTATCGCCAACAAGAGAACTTTGTTTACAGATTACCAACGAACTTAAAAACTACTCAAAATACGAAAAAGGTATTAATGTGGTAGCAGTTTACGGCGGGGCTAGTATTACAGAGCAAGCTAGGGACATTAAGAGAGGAGCACAAATTATTGTGGCAACTCCGGGAAGAATGCAGGATATGATCAACAGAGGTTTGGTTAACATTAAAAATATAGATTACTGTATTCTTGATGAGGCTGATGAGATGTTGAACATGGGATTCTATGAAGACATCGTATCTATTTTATCTGATACTCCAGACGAAAAAAACACATGGTTGTTCTCTGCAACTATGCCGCAAGAGGTTGCCAGAATTGCAAAACAATTTATGAGCGATCCACTAGAAATTACTGTTGGAACAAAAAATTCAGGTTCTGCAACAGTTTCTCACGAATTTTACTTAGTGAATGCACGTGACCGTTACGAGGCTTTGAAACGTTTAGCTGATGCTAATCCGGATATTTTCTCTGTGGTTTTCTGTCGTACTAAAAGAGATACTCAGGCTATTGCCGAAAAACTTATTGAAGACGGATATAGTGCTGCTGCATTACACGGAGATTTATCTCAGGCACAGCGTGATGGTGTTATGAAATCTTTCCGCGGAAGACAAATTCAGATGCTTGTTGCGACTGACGTTGCTGCACGTGGAATTGATGTAGACAATGTAACTCACGTTGTAAACTACCAATTACCGGATGAAATTGAGACATACAACCACCGTTCAGGACGTACAGGTAGAGCCGGAAAATTAGGAACTTCTATTGTAATTGTTACAAAAAGTGAGTTGCGTAAAATTTCATCTATCGAAAGAATCATCAAACAAAAATTCGAAGAAAAACAAATTCCTTCCGGAATTGAAATCTGCGAAATTCAATTGCTGCACTTAGCTACAAAAATTAAGGATACTGAAGTTGATCACGAAATTGACAACTACTTACCAGCTATTAATACTGTTCTTGAAGGTTTATCTAAAGAAGAACTGATTAAAAAAATGGTTTCTGTAGAATTTAATCGTTTCATCAATTACTATAAAAAGAACAGAGATTTATCATCTCAATCTGGCGAAAGACGTGAGAGAAATGATTCTGAACTAAGAGAATTCAATAATAACGGAGCAGTTCGTTATTTTGTAAACATCGGTTCAAGAGACAATTTCGACTGGATGACATTAAAAGACTACCTGAAAGAAACATTAGACTTAGGTCGTGATGACGTTTTCAAGGTAGATGTAAAAGAAGGTTTTTCTTTCTTCAACACTGATCCGGAACATACTGACAAAGTAATGGAAGTATTAAACAACGTACAATTAGAAGGACGTCGTATTAATGTTGAGATTTCTAAAAACGATGGCGGCGGAAGACGTGACCACAATAACCGTGGTGGAGGAAGAAGTTCAGGACCAAGAAGAGAAGGTAACTTCGCTCCAAGACGTGAAGGCTCTGGTGGTGGATTCAGAAGCGACAGAAACTCAGCTCCAAGACGTGAAGGTTCCGGAGGTGGTTTTAGAAGCGAAAGAAACTCTGCTCCGAGAGAGGGAGGTTTCAGAAGAAATGAAGGAGGTTCAGACAGAGCGCCAAGACGTTCTGAAAGCTTTGGTGATTCGCCAAAGCCAAGAAGACCAAGAAGAGACTAA
- a CDS encoding DUF4268 domain-containing protein, which yields MYSREESQKLKREFWVAFAEKYPRKWVLYDTKIKDFSFKFYIDNKKAQVLIDIEHRSDEKRMAYFEKLEALKNILEEEFIKDLVFEKNFTLESGKTISRIWVEKTGVGFSNRNNWGTIFDFFFEKMNALEMFYLEYDEFIKNIE from the coding sequence ATGTACAGCAGAGAAGAATCACAAAAACTAAAAAGAGAATTCTGGGTAGCATTTGCCGAGAAATATCCCAGAAAGTGGGTGCTTTATGATACTAAGATCAAAGACTTTTCTTTTAAATTTTATATAGATAATAAAAAAGCGCAGGTCTTAATTGATATCGAACACCGAAGCGATGAAAAACGAATGGCTTATTTTGAAAAATTAGAAGCATTAAAAAACATCTTAGAAGAAGAATTCATCAAAGATTTGGTTTTCGAAAAAAATTTCACATTAGAAAGCGGAAAAACCATCAGTCGTATTTGGGTTGAAAAAACCGGGGTTGGGTTCAGCAATCGAAATAACTGGGGGACCATTTTTGATTTCTTTTTCGAAAAAATGAATGCCTTGGAAATGTTTTATTTAGAGTATGATGAGTTCATTAAGAATATAGAATAA
- a CDS encoding non-canonical purine NTP diphosphatase: MKLVFASNNKNKIKEIQSILKESIQLLSLEEIGCHEEIPETADTIEGNAVLKANYITQKYGYDCFADDTGLEVHALNGEPGVYSARYAGEQKDSNDNMNKLLEALKDKSDRSAQFKTVIALNLNGSQHLFTGIAKGNITLDKTGNNGFGYDPVFQPENYTETFAELASEIKNKISHRAKATQQLIDFLNSRK, from the coding sequence ATGAAACTCGTCTTCGCATCAAACAACAAAAATAAAATCAAAGAAATCCAGAGCATTCTAAAAGAATCAATACAATTATTGAGCCTCGAAGAAATTGGCTGCCATGAAGAAATTCCGGAAACGGCAGATACTATTGAAGGAAATGCAGTTCTAAAAGCCAATTATATAACCCAAAAATATGGCTATGACTGTTTTGCAGACGATACCGGTTTAGAAGTTCATGCATTAAATGGGGAACCCGGCGTTTATTCAGCAAGATATGCAGGAGAACAAAAAGATTCGAATGACAATATGAACAAACTCCTGGAAGCTTTAAAAGACAAATCAGACAGAAGCGCGCAATTCAAGACCGTTATTGCATTAAATTTAAATGGTTCGCAGCATTTGTTTACCGGAATAGCAAAAGGAAATATTACTTTAGATAAAACAGGAAACAACGGTTTTGGATATGATCCGGTTTTTCAGCCAGAGAATTATACCGAAACATTTGCCGAACTGGCTTCTGAAATAAAAAATAAAATCAGCCATCGTGCGAAAGCAACTCAGCAACTAATTGATTTTCTGAATTCAAGAAAATAA
- a CDS encoding RNA polymerase sigma factor, translated as MSDNLEHSFVVQLQANQNIIHKICRLYTAGEDAHKDLFQEITIQLWKAYPKFRGDSKFSTWAYRVALNTAITLYRKTKRTVSTVEYENQQHFVKDVDYNYEEEEQIKLMYKAVYQLNDIEKALVFMYLEDKDYQEIAETLGISEVNARVKMNRIKGKLKKILNP; from the coding sequence ATGAGCGATAACCTAGAACATTCTTTTGTTGTGCAATTGCAGGCAAACCAGAATATAATCCACAAGATTTGTAGATTATATACTGCCGGCGAAGATGCTCACAAAGATCTGTTTCAGGAAATTACCATTCAGCTCTGGAAGGCATATCCTAAATTTAGAGGCGACAGCAAATTCTCGACCTGGGCTTATCGCGTTGCCTTAAATACCGCTATTACCTTATACCGAAAAACAAAGCGAACCGTATCTACGGTAGAATATGAAAACCAACAGCATTTTGTTAAAGATGTTGACTACAATTATGAGGAAGAAGAGCAGATTAAACTGATGTATAAAGCAGTATATCAGCTCAATGATATTGAAAAGGCATTGGTTTTTATGTATCTGGAAGACAAAGATTATCAGGAAATAGCCGAAACTTTAGGAATCAGTGAAGTGAATGCACGAGTGAAAATGAACCGAATTAAAGGGAAACTTAAAAAAATATTAAATCCTTAA
- a CDS encoding aminoacyl-histidine dipeptidase yields MSQEIRNLEPKALWNKFADLNAVPRPSKKEERVIEFMKNFGNSLGLETFEDEIRNVIIRKPATPGMENRKPIVMQGHLDMVHQKNADTVFDFDTQGIDMYVDGDWVRARGTTLGADNGLGVATIMAILESKDIPHPAIEALFTIDEETGMTGALNLKGGILQGQILLNLDTEEDDEIDIGCAGGIDVTATRTYHDEEVPEGSVGYTITVKGLNGGHSGMDIHKGLGNANKIMNRLLFDAFENFGLQIAEINGGSLRNAIPRESVAKVIISEMFDEAYIFDMQEIINDIKTEYKTTEPNLSIEIVKTDLPEKVMDLGVQEGIIRAIYAAHNGVYRMSADMSDLVETSNNIARVIIKDGEILVGCLTRSSVESSKFDLANSLRSAFELVGCEVELSGSYPGWTPNVNSEILEVLKNIYEKQNGEKPKVVACHAGLECGILGTNYPDMDMISFGPTIHGAHSPDERASISSAQKYWKFVLEILANIPVK; encoded by the coding sequence ATGAGTCAGGAAATAAGAAATCTGGAGCCAAAAGCACTTTGGAATAAATTTGCAGATTTAAATGCAGTTCCGCGTCCGTCAAAAAAGGAAGAACGTGTAATTGAGTTTATGAAAAATTTTGGGAACAGTTTAGGTTTGGAAACTTTTGAAGACGAAATCAGAAACGTAATCATCAGAAAACCGGCAACACCGGGAATGGAAAACCGCAAACCAATAGTAATGCAGGGACACCTTGACATGGTACACCAAAAAAATGCTGATACTGTTTTTGATTTCGATACTCAGGGAATCGATATGTATGTGGATGGTGACTGGGTACGTGCGCGAGGAACTACACTTGGAGCTGATAATGGGCTTGGAGTAGCGACAATTATGGCAATTCTGGAAAGCAAAGATATTCCGCATCCTGCAATTGAAGCTTTATTTACAATTGATGAAGAAACCGGAATGACTGGTGCTTTAAACTTAAAAGGCGGAATTTTGCAAGGTCAGATTTTGTTGAATCTGGATACTGAAGAGGATGATGAAATTGATATTGGATGTGCCGGAGGAATTGATGTAACGGCAACAAGAACGTATCATGACGAGGAAGTTCCGGAAGGTTCTGTAGGTTACACTATTACAGTAAAAGGATTAAATGGTGGTCATTCAGGAATGGATATTCATAAAGGATTAGGGAATGCCAATAAAATTATGAACCGTTTGTTGTTTGATGCTTTTGAAAACTTCGGACTTCAGATTGCTGAAATTAATGGTGGAAGTTTACGAAATGCAATTCCAAGAGAAAGTGTTGCAAAAGTCATTATTTCTGAAATGTTTGATGAAGCTTACATTTTTGATATGCAGGAAATTATCAACGATATTAAAACGGAATATAAAACTACTGAACCGAATTTATCTATAGAAATCGTAAAAACTGATTTGCCTGAAAAAGTAATGGATTTAGGTGTTCAGGAAGGTATTATCAGGGCAATTTATGCTGCTCATAACGGTGTTTACAGAATGAGCGCAGATATGTCTGATTTAGTAGAAACTTCAAATAATATTGCTCGTGTTATTATCAAGGACGGAGAGATTTTGGTAGGATGTTTAACGCGTTCTTCTGTAGAATCATCCAAATTTGATCTGGCAAATTCTTTGCGTTCTGCTTTTGAATTAGTTGGTTGTGAAGTAGAACTTTCAGGTTCTTATCCGGGCTGGACGCCAAATGTAAATTCTGAAATATTAGAAGTTTTAAAAAATATTTATGAAAAACAAAATGGCGAAAAACCAAAAGTGGTAGCTTGCCATGCTGGTTTAGAATGCGGTATTTTAGGGACTAATTATCCTGATATGGACATGATTTCTTTTGGGCCAACAATTCACGGTGCACATTCTCCGGATGAAAGAGCGAGTATTTCTTCTGCTCAGAAATACTGGAAATTTGTTCTGGAAATTCTGGCAAATATTCCAGTTAAATAA
- a CDS encoding YhcH/YjgK/YiaL family protein: MIIDSLENAAKYEVLHPSFKKAFDYLRENDLENLPADFKYETEGVKFFGFQGKGKTVEESLATFECHDKNIDIQFCISETETFAWKPRANCKTPNGGYNDEKDVRFFSDAPDMFFKLNKNQFVILFPEDVHAPMITDGMLNKIVIKVEI; the protein is encoded by the coding sequence ATGATTATAGACTCGTTAGAAAATGCAGCGAAATATGAAGTGTTACATCCGTCATTCAAAAAGGCTTTTGATTATTTGCGCGAAAATGATTTAGAAAATCTACCTGCGGATTTTAAATATGAAACTGAAGGAGTAAAATTTTTTGGATTTCAGGGAAAAGGAAAAACTGTTGAAGAAAGCTTAGCCACTTTTGAATGTCATGACAAAAATATTGATATCCAGTTTTGCATCAGTGAAACTGAAACTTTTGCATGGAAACCGAGAGCCAATTGTAAAACGCCAAACGGAGGTTATAATGATGAGAAAGATGTACGTTTCTTTAGTGATGCTCCTGATATGTTTTTCAAGTTAAATAAAAATCAATTTGTAATTCTTTTCCCGGAAGATGTTCATGCACCAATGATAACTGACGGAATGCTGAATAAAATTGTAATTAAAGTTGAAATTTAA
- a CDS encoding NAD(P)H-dependent flavin oxidoreductase has product MNKITQLFNIKYPIIQGGMIWNSGYKLAAAVSNAGGLGLIGAGSMYPEVLREHIQKCKKNTDKPFGVNIPMLYPNIEEIMNIVVDEGVKIVFTSAGNPKTWTSFLKSKGITVVHVVSSSLFALKAQEAGVDAIVAEGFEAGGHNGRDETTTLTLIPMVKEKIQIPIIAAGGIATGKGMLAVMILGADGVQVGSRFAASIESSSHPDFKQKIVGVKEGDTQLTLKELAPVRLIKNKFYEDIQELYKKCPSKEDLVQLLGRARAKKGMFEGDLEEGELEIGQIAGLIHEILPAEKIIHEIIADFKAAYQEKSKFEF; this is encoded by the coding sequence ATGAATAAAATCACACAGCTCTTTAATATAAAGTACCCAATCATTCAGGGAGGTATGATTTGGAACAGCGGTTATAAATTAGCTGCAGCAGTTAGTAATGCCGGTGGATTAGGACTTATTGGAGCTGGTTCAATGTATCCGGAAGTTTTGCGGGAACACATTCAGAAATGCAAAAAAAATACTGATAAACCGTTTGGCGTCAATATTCCGATGTTATATCCAAATATTGAAGAAATCATGAATATTGTGGTTGATGAAGGAGTTAAGATTGTTTTTACTTCGGCAGGAAATCCTAAAACATGGACTTCATTTTTAAAATCAAAGGGGATTACTGTGGTTCATGTGGTTAGCAGCAGTCTTTTTGCTTTAAAAGCACAAGAAGCCGGAGTTGATGCAATTGTAGCAGAAGGTTTTGAAGCCGGAGGTCATAATGGTCGTGATGAAACAACAACATTGACTTTGATTCCGATGGTAAAAGAAAAAATTCAGATTCCCATTATTGCAGCAGGTGGTATTGCGACCGGAAAAGGAATGCTGGCAGTTATGATACTTGGTGCAGACGGAGTTCAGGTTGGGAGCCGTTTTGCTGCCTCAATAGAATCATCTTCACACCCTGATTTCAAGCAAAAGATAGTGGGTGTAAAAGAAGGTGATACACAATTAACCCTGAAAGAATTAGCGCCTGTTCGTTTGATTAAAAATAAATTTTACGAAGATATTCAGGAATTATATAAAAAGTGTCCTTCAAAAGAAGACTTAGTACAGCTTTTAGGAAGAGCAAGAGCAAAAAAAGGAATGTTTGAAGGAGATCTTGAAGAAGGGGAGCTTGAAATAGGACAAATAGCAGGATTAATCCATGAAATTTTACCAGCAGAAAAAATAATTCATGAAATAATAGCCGATTTTAAAGCTGCTTATCAGGAAAAAAGTAAATTTGAGTTTTAA
- a CDS encoding NUDIX hydrolase: MEFQDFLQHVPNLIPVALPAENAHVKMAPPERIQLMKSLDLSNKSPRTAAVMMLLYPKNNKTHLVLIVRNAYNGVHSSQIAFPGGKYEISDADFRETAFRETQEEIGVSSEKIEIVKEFTPMYIPPSNFLVHPFLGISVRELSFYPDVREVADIIELPLSVFLNDEIIIEATLSTSYAENISVPAFNIQNHVVWGATAMMLSELREVLKITFEEKI, from the coding sequence ATGGAATTTCAGGATTTTTTACAACATGTTCCTAATTTAATTCCGGTTGCACTTCCGGCAGAAAACGCACATGTAAAAATGGCTCCCCCAGAAAGGATTCAGCTAATGAAAAGCCTTGATTTGTCAAATAAAAGTCCGAGGACTGCTGCGGTTATGATGCTGCTGTATCCTAAAAATAATAAAACACATTTGGTTTTAATTGTACGTAATGCTTATAATGGAGTACATTCTTCTCAAATTGCTTTTCCGGGAGGCAAGTATGAAATTTCGGACGCGGATTTTCGGGAAACAGCTTTCAGGGAAACACAGGAGGAAATAGGCGTTTCATCTGAAAAAATAGAAATTGTTAAAGAATTTACGCCAATGTATATTCCGCCAAGTAATTTTTTGGTGCATCCCTTTTTAGGTATTTCTGTGCGGGAATTGTCGTTTTACCCCGATGTCAGGGAAGTTGCTGATATTATTGAACTTCCACTATCTGTTTTTTTAAATGATGAAATTATAATCGAAGCCACGTTATCAACTTCTTATGCAGAGAATATTTCGGTTCCGGCTTTTAATATTCAGAATCATGTGGTTTGGGGCGCAACTGCTATGATGTTAAGTGAATTGAGAGAAGTTTTGAAAATTACTTTTGAAGAAAAGATTTAA
- a CDS encoding carboxypeptidase-like regulatory domain-containing protein gives MKYFAVFFFTLLSAIGFSQETTPTFPQRVSGYIYNDNSKEPIPNVNVINTNKVRGAMSDAKGYFEIDVQVNDTLHFSILGFQSLRIRVTNDWVKNKVTRIQLTEKAIALEEVVIAPFHLTGYLEVDSKLIPTKENYRYSISGLTQGYEAGEYSPNAFGKVLGSIFNPADMLYNFFGKNGRELKKLKEMRKDDTVRNLLESKYDRETVAVLLGISKDEIPQILERCSYSEAFIQEANDLQIMDAISACYEQYKVLKRN, from the coding sequence ATGAAATATTTCGCAGTTTTCTTTTTTACATTATTGTCAGCTATTGGTTTTTCACAGGAAACTACACCGACTTTTCCTCAAAGGGTTTCCGGTTACATCTATAACGATAACAGTAAAGAACCTATTCCTAATGTAAATGTCATCAACACCAACAAAGTCCGTGGTGCTATGTCTGATGCCAAAGGATATTTTGAAATAGATGTACAGGTTAATGACACACTCCATTTTTCTATTTTAGGTTTTCAATCCCTAAGAATCAGAGTAACAAATGACTGGGTAAAAAATAAGGTTACGAGAATTCAGCTTACAGAAAAAGCAATTGCCCTGGAAGAAGTTGTTATTGCACCATTTCATTTGACAGGTTATCTGGAAGTAGACTCAAAATTAATTCCAACAAAAGAAAACTACCGCTACAGTATTTCAGGACTCACACAAGGTTATGAAGCTGGTGAATATTCTCCAAACGCTTTTGGAAAAGTTTTAGGTTCTATTTTCAACCCCGCCGATATGCTTTATAATTTCTTTGGAAAAAATGGAAGAGAACTCAAGAAGCTTAAAGAAATGAGAAAAGATGATACTGTTAGAAATTTACTGGAATCAAAATATGATCGTGAAACAGTAGCTGTTCTTTTAGGAATAAGTAAGGATGAAATTCCTCAAATTTTAGAGCGCTGCAGCTACTCAGAAGCTTTTATCCAGGAAGCAAATGATTTACAGATTATGGATGCTATCAGTGCCTGTTATGAGCAATATAAAGTATTGAAACGAAATTAA
- a CDS encoding lysophospholipid acyltransferase family protein — MGLFKRNPFGHILFIKKWLIRILGTMTHRRYRGFNELQIEGSEIIKTLPDTNVLFISNHQTYFADVVAMFHVFNASLSGRQDTIKNIGYLWQPKMNIYYVAAKETMQAGLLPRILAYVGAITVERTWRAKGVDVTEKRDVNPNDTENIKIALNDGWVITFPQGTTKSFKPVRKGTAHIIKQHKPIVIPIVIDGFRRSFDKKGLRMKKKNILQSFIIKEPLEIDYENDTIEEIVEKVEYAIEQHPSFLKVIPAEEIKAEEELNEMRRWSYKAPEGEN, encoded by the coding sequence ATGGGATTGTTTAAGCGAAATCCTTTCGGACATATATTATTCATCAAAAAATGGCTGATCCGTATTTTGGGCACCATGACACATAGGCGATATAGAGGTTTTAATGAATTACAGATTGAAGGATCTGAAATTATTAAAACGTTACCGGATACCAACGTTTTGTTTATATCCAACCATCAGACTTATTTTGCTGATGTGGTAGCAATGTTTCATGTTTTTAATGCCAGTTTAAGTGGACGTCAGGATACCATTAAAAACATAGGCTACTTATGGCAGCCTAAAATGAATATTTATTATGTTGCCGCTAAAGAAACAATGCAGGCTGGTTTGCTGCCAAGAATTCTGGCTTATGTTGGGGCAATAACTGTAGAAAGGACCTGGCGTGCAAAAGGGGTTGACGTAACAGAAAAACGAGATGTTAATCCAAACGATACTGAAAATATTAAAATCGCACTTAATGACGGGTGGGTAATTACGTTTCCACAAGGTACTACAAAATCGTTTAAACCTGTCCGAAAAGGAACTGCTCATATCATCAAACAACACAAACCAATCGTTATTCCAATTGTTATTGACGGTTTCCGTCGTTCATTTGATAAGAAAGGATTGCGAATGAAAAAGAAAAATATCCTTCAATCATTCATTATCAAAGAGCCTCTTGAGATTGATTATGAAAATGATACTATTGAGGAAATTGTTGAAAAAGTTGAATATGCAATAGAGCAGCATCCATCATTTTTAAAAGTTATTCCGGCAGAAGAAATCAAAGCTGAAGAAGAACTTAATGAAATGAGAAGATGGAGCTATAAAGCCCCTGAAGGTGAAAATTAA
- a CDS encoding DUF3810 domain-containing protein, which translates to MKSKYILPLFLLIQIIFLKILPFYPDFVEGAYSNNFYIRISHFSRTLLGKIPFSVGDCIYAVLIISIISWFWKIRKTWKTEWKDHILIILGKISVFYFFFHLLWAFNYYREPLFQKMDIKKEYTDAELLAFTKRLIIKTNEIQLQITKNENTKVIFPYSQKEVFKMNLNGYDNLAKEYPYFKYKTLSIKKSLFSIPLTYMGFGGYLNPFTNEAQVNDLLPMYNFPLTSAHEMAHQMGFASESECNFIGVLASVKNDNLYYQYSGYSFALRYCLGIWQFKNEKIFEQLKEQTHTGILKNYQESRDFWKKYDTFIDKGFHFLYDNFLKTNNQKEGMESYSKFIDLMVNYYKNRKL; encoded by the coding sequence GTGAAATCAAAATACATTTTACCTTTATTTCTTTTAATTCAGATTATCTTTTTAAAAATCCTGCCTTTCTATCCGGATTTTGTTGAAGGAGCTTACAGCAACAATTTTTATATCCGAATTTCACATTTCTCCAGAACACTTTTAGGCAAAATTCCGTTTTCTGTTGGTGACTGTATTTATGCTGTTTTAATTATTTCAATAATCAGCTGGTTTTGGAAAATCAGAAAAACCTGGAAGACAGAATGGAAAGATCATATCCTGATAATCTTAGGCAAAATATCTGTTTTTTACTTTTTCTTTCATCTTTTATGGGCTTTCAATTATTACCGTGAACCCCTTTTTCAAAAGATGGATATTAAAAAAGAATACACTGATGCTGAATTGCTGGCTTTCACTAAAAGATTAATTATCAAAACGAATGAAATTCAGCTACAGATTACCAAAAATGAAAACACGAAAGTGATTTTTCCGTACTCCCAGAAAGAAGTTTTTAAGATGAATCTAAACGGATATGATAATCTGGCTAAAGAATATCCTTATTTTAAATACAAAACCTTAAGTATTAAAAAATCATTATTCAGCATTCCTCTTACTTACATGGGCTTTGGCGGTTATCTGAATCCGTTTACCAATGAAGCCCAGGTAAATGATTTGTTACCCATGTACAACTTCCCTTTGACCAGTGCGCATGAAATGGCACATCAAATGGGGTTTGCTAGCGAAAGCGAATGTAATTTTATTGGTGTTCTGGCATCAGTTAAGAATGATAATTTATATTATCAATATTCCGGGTACAGTTTTGCACTTCGCTATTGCCTTGGTATCTGGCAATTCAAAAACGAAAAAATTTTCGAACAGTTAAAAGAACAAACCCACACCGGAATTTTGAAAAATTATCAGGAAAGCCGTGATTTCTGGAAAAAGTATGACACTTTTATTGATAAAGGTTTTCATTTCTTGTATGATAATTTCCTGAAAACAAATAATCAAAAAGAAGGAATGGAGAGTTATAGCAAATTTATTGATTTGATGGTGAATTATTATAAAAACAGAAAATTATAA